A single window of Vanessa tameamea isolate UH-Manoa-2023 chromosome 5, ilVanTame1 primary haplotype, whole genome shotgun sequence DNA harbors:
- the LOC113392306 gene encoding mucin-2-like isoform X2, whose product MGRRRWRFATIVAFLLFITKDTQCQDENDFYYTPERSFAQVQPPIFPNSRPATSFFEHGDSYRVASSPQQPLYNEGRVRFPVPNYDQNPSPFQLPTGRSQSGTQYYINQPEFTTSQRQRFRPSLPYNFQLVHPASTKRPDVSQIHSVAYQNDPSKPETFLGQITLNNPDIDYLQNNRYKNLPFDGNSLKSNGQSGHIVHDDEIDDDQDLFDRHKVTTYNPTKLAGRQKINIKPNNSRFSHFDSPSIDIKKVSPSVSETKYNRNGNFKPIKNTPISYHGSSTEYKTLLDLEPLLEDDISDISSFRELMKNNQASYDVQVIKSNKTAETDDSKPDASSMNHDNIPNDSAPMLMSLESSTKTSTTITAPTTTTIKTNDTDETHEDDLNEDLDEEGEYVEYYDDEDDTEVKHTTTSKTIKTSAEPVTDIYDEYDATEEPEKVSDEVPINNTKSFDILVMKQNNTMVKDDNFKQFIDTTVIDRPDHGNDSDTTAPSLKFIFSKEDDTSIETPSILGQEVVSVVTTKSVVNGTISIPDVTYPSTSKSAVTFAMNNENNESFPMTTENWIVVASVQTSRSVSGARFLPFPTVEQEEKKQVLTEDEEEEESITQNPKHDSSSLINSSSSTENINDKLDSIQSELSSAVLSGSLNKENKNIELITETTTEQTTKATSTTTSTTTTTTTTTPTTVNVFTLKSTQFSVATERSSPDPLPVQIKKFAHRLTTSTTPKPKKKLVTVMDDLSGLLPPGYKPRQSFKDKRTSTTTTTTTSTTTTMKPTTSTSTPVPIINKDAKIINGTQGRSSGISSKNKVIILDDKSLLPKEYKPKERTPDDLFKKFQKDDLSKLLPPGFKPEVVETTNTENKDKPDILKNVEKLDISAFLPKIFKLNTSTITTTEKIKTIPKLAIPVDITALLPPGYNLNKSETEKNINDSPIVKLKLADVSNLLPPGFKLNTSEETTLSTTTASSGGFKLVFPSRPNGKSSRKTTTQKSNLGPSQVTPKIQKGWPTRASTEFTGWPSPSTTPFSIERLLELQRNATSTTPQIEISTESTTRRLIISTTTTSAPPQPTTPGICRHECDIAATIKIVSGVKWVPEFLDQHTKEWQKLAKEVKEELNSVYSKSDLLSKWYKGIRIDGFSQGSVLVDYFIELNNVEQRVDTTQLKKFFHKSLHEAKSGSVMEEEQTDTFDPDAMLGDQPDEDRMRKSNEQMTKTIDKSAGKLEMGKFVMDPAYTEFIVLPKREEPTVAVPDEESLLPQWGIAVIVIALASLLFVVIFGVTVLVNRQKSTKTKQPIPLSEDMLRELDKSHMGGFDDMHQLKERDLPYIPSGKRMSTAFIEQLAYTNPGDSWRSEWTPQLQKHMQHYTPDSGRGSQIYGTTGNGYGGSQLYGQAGAGSQVYGYTGEFPRSHYSRRRSDYDSNF is encoded by the exons ATGAAAACGACTTTTACTACACACCAGAAAGAAGTTTTGCTCAAGTACAACCGCCTATATTTCCAAATAGTCGACCGGCAACTTCATTCTTCGAGCATGGTGATAGTTACAGAGTAGCATCATCACCACAACAGCCCCTATATAATGAAGGGCGTGTTAGATTTCCGGTCCCAAACTACGATCAAAATCCTTCGCCTTTTCAATTACCAACAGGCAGAAGTCAGTCTGGTACGCAGTATTACATAAACCAACCCGAATTTACGACATCGCAACGGCAAAGGTTTAGGCCCTCTTTACCTTATAATTTTCAACTTGTGCATCCAGCTTCTACAAAGAGACCAGATGTATCACAAATACATTCCGTTGCTTACCAAAACGATCCATCGAAACCTGAAACATTTTTGggacaaattacattaaataatccTGATATAGATTATCttcaaaataatagatataaaaatttaccTTTTGATGGAAACAGTCTTAAAAGCAATGGACAAAGCGGTCATATTGTACATGATGACGAAATTGACGATGATCAAGATTTATTTGATCGGCATAAAGTCACAACGTACAATCCCACTAAACTTGCGGGTAgacaaaaaatcaatataaaaccaaataattCGAGATTTTCTCACTTTGATTCTCCTTCAATAGACATCAAAAAAGTTTCTCCAAGTGTGTcggaaactaaatataatagaaatggtAATTTTAAACCTATTAAAAATACTCCTATTAGTTACCATGGTTCTTCAACAGAATACAAAACACTTTTAGATTTGGAACCTCTTCTTGAAGATGATATTAGTGACATAAGTTCATTTagagaattaatgaaaaataatcaaGCATCCTACGATGTGCaagttataaaatcaaataaaactgcTGAAACAGATGATAGCAAACCAGATGCAAGTTCAATGAACCATGATAATATACCAAATGATTCTGCTCCAATGTTGATGTCTCTTGAATCTTCGACAAAAACATCTACAACTATTACCGCTCCAACTACTACAACAATAAAAACCAACGATACTGATGAAACACATGAAGATGACCTCAATGAAGATCTAGATGAAGAAGGGGAGTATGTTGAATACTACGATGATGAAGATGACACTGAAGTAAAACATACAACAACCTCAAAAACAATAAAGACTTCTGCAGAACCGGTTACTGATATTTATGATGAATACGATGCTACTGAAGAACCTGAAAAAGTGTCTGATGAAGTaccaattaataatactaagtcTTTTGATATATTAGTTATGAAACAGAATAATACGATGGTAAAAGAtgacaattttaaacaatttattgataCGACGGTTATCGATCGGCCAGACCATGGAAATGATAGCGATACTACTGCACCgagtttgaaatttatattttcaaaagaagATGATACATCTATTGAAACACCATCCATTTTAGGTCAAGAAGTTGTCTCTGTTGTTACCACGAAAAGTGTTGTAAATGGTACTATTTCAATACCTGATGTAACTTACCCATCTACATCCAAATCAGCTGTAACTTTTGcaatgaataatgaaaataatgaatctTTCCCAATGACAACAGAAAATTGGATCGTAGTTGCCTCTGTGCAAACAAGTCGAAGTGTTTCTGGCGCTCGGTTCCTTCCTTTCCCAACAGTTGAGCAAGAAGAAAAGAAACAAGTATTAACAGAAGACGAGGAAGAAGAAGAGTCTATTACTCAAAATCCGAAGCATGATTCTAGTAGTCTTATTAACAGTTCTTCATCGACTgaaaatataaacgataaatTGGATAGCATACAATCAGAATTATCTAGCGCAGTGCTATCTGGAAGTCTTAATaaagagaataaaaatatagagttGATAACAGAAACGACAACAGAACAAACGACTAAGGCAACTAGCACCACTACTAGTACTACAACTACCACAACGACCACTACCCCTACGACGGTAAATGTGTTTACTTTGAAAAGTACACAATTCTCTGTTGCCACAGAAAGATCTTCGCCAGACCCGTTGCCAgtacaaataaagaaatttgcTCATAGACTAACGACTTCAACTACAccaaaaccgaaaaaaaaattggtaacaGTTATGGATGACCTTTCAGGCTTACTGCCACCAGGATACAAGCCACGACAATCATTTAAAGATAAACGTACCAGTACTACGACAACGACGACAACATCAACTACTACAACAATGAAGCCTACAACTAGCACAAGTACTCCAGttcctataataaataaagatgccAAAATTATAAATGGTACTCAAGGTCGTTCTTCTGGTATTAGTTCTAAAAACAAGGTTATTATATTAGACGATAAATCCCTGCTTCCAAAAGAATATAAGCCCAAGGAGAGAACTCCTGATGATTTATTCAAAAAGTTCCAAAAAGATGATCTTAGTAAACTTTTACCACCAGGCTTTAAACCAGAAGTTGTTGAAACCACTAACACTGAAAATAAAGACAAAccagatattttgaaaaatgttgAGAAACTAGATATATCAGCTTTCTTACCAAAAATCTTTAAACTTAATACGTCAACTATAACAACaactgaaaaaattaaaactataccgAAGCTAGCAATACCAGTTGATATTACTGCCTTATTACCGCCAGGATACAATCTCAATAAAAGtgaaactgaaaaaaatataaacgattctCCAATAGTTAAATTGAAATTAGCTGATGTTTCAAATTTACTGCCTCCtggatttaaattgaatacctCAGAAGAAACTACATTAAGTACAACAACAGCATCTTCGGGtggttttaaattagtatttccCTCAAGACCTAACGGAAAATCTAGCAGAAAAACTACGACTCAAAAATCGAACTTAGGTCCATCACAAGTAACGCCAAAGATTCAAAAGGGCTGGCCAACACG AGCTTCAACTGAATTTACTGGTTGGCCATCACCTTCAACAACGCCCTTTTCTATTGAACGACTGCTTGAATTGCAACGTAATGCGACTTCTACGACCCCACAAATAGAAATAAGTACCGAATCAACGACACGGCGACTAATAATCTCGACTACAACGACATCGGCACCTCCTCAACCAACTACTCCTGGAATCTGTCGCCACGAATGCGATATAGCAGCTACGATAAAAATAGTTTCAG GAGTTAAATGGGTACCAGAATTTTTGGATCAACATACCAAAGAATGGCAAAAACTAGCTAAGGAGGTAAAAGAGGAG CTTAATTCCGTCTATTCAAAATCTGATCTGCTAAGCAAATGGTACAAAGGCATTCGCATAGATGGATTCAGTCAAGGCTCCGTTCTCGTCGATTACTTTATTGAACTTAATAATGTGGAGCAAAGAGTCGATACAACACAATTGAAGAAATTTTTCCATAAATCTCTTCACGAAGCAAAATCCGGTTCTGTAATGGAAGAAGAACAGACCGATACCTTCGACCCTGATGCAATGTTAGGAGACCAGCCAGATGAGGATAGAATGAGAAAAAGTAATGAACAGATGACCAAAACTATTGACAAGTCTGCAGGGAAATTGGAAATGGGAAAATTTGTTATGGATCCAGCATACACAGAATTTATTG TTTTGCCAAAACGCGAGGAACCTACTGTTGCCGTTCCTGACGAAGAATCTCTTCTTCCGCAGTGGGGCATTGCTGTAATTGTTATAGCTCTAGCGTCACTTCTTTTCGTAGTTATATTTGGTGTGACTGTG CTTGTTAATCGCCAAAAAAGTACCAAAACGAAGCAGCCTATTCCACTGAGTGAAGACATGTTACGAGAACTTGATAAAAGTCATATGGGTGGATTTGATGACATGCATCAGTTGAAAGAACGAGATTTGCCGTACATACCGTCCGGAAag CGTATGTCAACCGCCTTCATAGAGCAACTGGCATATACAAACCCTGGAGATTCGTGGCGATCAGAATGGACTCCACAATTGCAAAAGCATATGCAACATTATACACCTGATTCTGGGCGGGGATCGCAAATCTATGGCACCACTGGCAATGGGTAT GGAGGGTCGCAGCTTTACGGGCAGGCGGGCGCAGGATCACAAGTATACGGTTACACGGGGGAGTTCCCTCGCTCACACTACTCACGACGCCGCTCCGACTACGATAGCAACTTCTAG
- the LOC113392306 gene encoding mucin-2-like isoform X1, whose amino-acid sequence MGRRRWRFATIVAFLLFITKDTQCQDENDFYYTPERSFAQVQPPIFPNSRPATSFFEHGDSYRVASSPQQPLYNEGRVRFPVPNYDQNPSPFQLPTGRSQSGTQYYINQPEFTTSQRQRFRPSLPYNFQLVHPASTKRPDVSQIHSVAYQNDPSKPETFLGQITLNNPDIDYLQNNRYKNLPFDGNSLKSNGQSGHIVHDDEIDDDQDLFDRHKVTTYNPTKLAGRQKINIKPNNSRFSHFDSPSIDIKKVSPSVSETKYNRNGNFKPIKNTPISYHGSSTEYKTLLDLEPLLEDDISDISSFRELMKNNQASYDVQVIKSNKTAETDDSKPDASSMNHDNIPNDSAPMLMSLESSTKTSTTITAPTTTTIKTNDTDETHEDDLNEDLDEEGEYVEYYDDEDDTEVKHTTTSKTIKTSAEPVTDIYDEYDATEEPEKVSDEVPINNTKSFDILVMKQNNTMVKDDNFKQFIDTTVIDRPDHGNDSDTTAPSLKFIFSKEDDTSIETPSILGQEVVSVVTTKSVVNGTISIPDVTYPSTSKSAVTFAMNNENNESFPMTTENWIVVASVQTSRSVSGARFLPFPTVEQEEKKQVLTEDEEEEESITQNPKHDSSSLINSSSSTENINDKLDSIQSELSSAVLSGSLNKENKNIELITETTTEQTTKATSTTTSTTTTTTTTTPTTVNVFTLKSTQFSVATERSSPDPLPVQIKKFAHRLTTSTTPKPKKKLVTVMDDLSGLLPPGYKPRQSFKDKRTSTTTTTTTSTTTTMKPTTSTSTPVPIINKDAKIINGTQGRSSGISSKNKVIILDDKSLLPKEYKPKERTPDDLFKKFQKDDLSKLLPPGFKPEVVETTNTENKDKPDILKNVEKLDISAFLPKIFKLNTSTITTTEKIKTIPKLAIPVDITALLPPGYNLNKSETEKNINDSPIVKLKLADVSNLLPPGFKLNTSEETTLSTTTASSGGFKLVFPSRPNGKSSRKTTTQKSNLGPSQVTPKIQKGWPTRASTEFTGWPSPSTTPFSIERLLELQRNATSTTPQIEISTESTTRRLIISTTTTSAPPQPTTPGICRHECDIAATIKIVSGVKWVPEFLDQHTKEWQKLAKEVKEELNSVYSKSDLLSKWYKGIRIDGFSQGSVLVDYFIELNNVEQRVDTTQLKKFFHKSLHEAKSGSVMEEEQTDTFDPDAMLGDQPDEDRMRKSNEQMTKTIDKSAGKLEMGKFVMDPAYTEFIVLPKREEPTVAVPDEESLLPQWGIAVIVIALASLLFVVIFGVTVLVNRQKSTKTKQPIPLSEDMLRELDKSHMGGFDDMHQLKERDLPYIPSGKRMSTAFIEQLAYTNPGDSWRSEWTPQLQKHMQHYTPDSGRGSQIYGTTGNGYGGSQLYGQAGAGSQVYGYTGEFPRSHYSRRRSDYDSNF is encoded by the exons ATGAAAACGACTTTTACTACACACCAGAAAGAAGTTTTGCTCAAGTACAACCGCCTATATTTCCAAATAGTCGACCGGCAACTTCATTCTTCGAGCATGGTGATAGTTACAGAGTAGCATCATCACCACAACAGCCCCTATATAATGAAGGGCGTGTTAGATTTCCGGTCCCAAACTACGATCAAAATCCTTCGCCTTTTCAATTACCAACAGGCAGAAGTCAGTCTGGTACGCAGTATTACATAAACCAACCCGAATTTACGACATCGCAACGGCAAAGGTTTAGGCCCTCTTTACCTTATAATTTTCAACTTGTGCATCCAGCTTCTACAAAGAGACCAGATGTATCACAAATACATTCCGTTGCTTACCAAAACGATCCATCGAAACCTGAAACATTTTTGggacaaattacattaaataatccTGATATAGATTATCttcaaaataatagatataaaaatttaccTTTTGATGGAAACAGTCTTAAAAGCAATGGACAAAGCGGTCATATTGTACATGATGACGAAATTGACGATGATCAAGATTTATTTGATCGGCATAAAGTCACAACGTACAATCCCACTAAACTTGCGGGTAgacaaaaaatcaatataaaaccaaataattCGAGATTTTCTCACTTTGATTCTCCTTCAATAGACATCAAAAAAGTTTCTCCAAGTGTGTcggaaactaaatataatagaaatggtAATTTTAAACCTATTAAAAATACTCCTATTAGTTACCATGGTTCTTCAACAGAATACAAAACACTTTTAGATTTGGAACCTCTTCTTGAAGATGATATTAGTGACATAAGTTCATTTagagaattaatgaaaaataatcaaGCATCCTACGATGTGCaagttataaaatcaaataaaactgcTGAAACAGATGATAGCAAACCAGATGCAAGTTCAATGAACCATGATAATATACCAAATGATTCTGCTCCAATGTTGATGTCTCTTGAATCTTCGACAAAAACATCTACAACTATTACCGCTCCAACTACTACAACAATAAAAACCAACGATACTGATGAAACACATGAAGATGACCTCAATGAAGATCTAGATGAAGAAGGGGAGTATGTTGAATACTACGATGATGAAGATGACACTGAAGTAAAACATACAACAACCTCAAAAACAATAAAGACTTCTGCAGAACCGGTTACTGATATTTATGATGAATACGATGCTACTGAAGAACCTGAAAAAGTGTCTGATGAAGTaccaattaataatactaagtcTTTTGATATATTAGTTATGAAACAGAATAATACGATGGTAAAAGAtgacaattttaaacaatttattgataCGACGGTTATCGATCGGCCAGACCATGGAAATGATAGCGATACTACTGCACCgagtttgaaatttatattttcaaaagaagATGATACATCTATTGAAACACCATCCATTTTAGGTCAAGAAGTTGTCTCTGTTGTTACCACGAAAAGTGTTGTAAATGGTACTATTTCAATACCTGATGTAACTTACCCATCTACATCCAAATCAGCTGTAACTTTTGcaatgaataatgaaaataatgaatctTTCCCAATGACAACAGAAAATTGGATCGTAGTTGCCTCTGTGCAAACAAGTCGAAGTGTTTCTGGCGCTCGGTTCCTTCCTTTCCCAACAGTTGAGCAAGAAGAAAAGAAACAAGTATTAACAGAAGACGAGGAAGAAGAAGAGTCTATTACTCAAAATCCGAAGCATGATTCTAGTAGTCTTATTAACAGTTCTTCATCGACTgaaaatataaacgataaatTGGATAGCATACAATCAGAATTATCTAGCGCAGTGCTATCTGGAAGTCTTAATaaagagaataaaaatatagagttGATAACAGAAACGACAACAGAACAAACGACTAAGGCAACTAGCACCACTACTAGTACTACAACTACCACAACGACCACTACCCCTACGACGGTAAATGTGTTTACTTTGAAAAGTACACAATTCTCTGTTGCCACAGAAAGATCTTCGCCAGACCCGTTGCCAgtacaaataaagaaatttgcTCATAGACTAACGACTTCAACTACAccaaaaccgaaaaaaaaattggtaacaGTTATGGATGACCTTTCAGGCTTACTGCCACCAGGATACAAGCCACGACAATCATTTAAAGATAAACGTACCAGTACTACGACAACGACGACAACATCAACTACTACAACAATGAAGCCTACAACTAGCACAAGTACTCCAGttcctataataaataaagatgccAAAATTATAAATGGTACTCAAGGTCGTTCTTCTGGTATTAGTTCTAAAAACAAGGTTATTATATTAGACGATAAATCCCTGCTTCCAAAAGAATATAAGCCCAAGGAGAGAACTCCTGATGATTTATTCAAAAAGTTCCAAAAAGATGATCTTAGTAAACTTTTACCACCAGGCTTTAAACCAGAAGTTGTTGAAACCACTAACACTGAAAATAAAGACAAAccagatattttgaaaaatgttgAGAAACTAGATATATCAGCTTTCTTACCAAAAATCTTTAAACTTAATACGTCAACTATAACAACaactgaaaaaattaaaactataccgAAGCTAGCAATACCAGTTGATATTACTGCCTTATTACCGCCAGGATACAATCTCAATAAAAGtgaaactgaaaaaaatataaacgattctCCAATAGTTAAATTGAAATTAGCTGATGTTTCAAATTTACTGCCTCCtggatttaaattgaatacctCAGAAGAAACTACATTAAGTACAACAACAGCATCTTCGGGtggttttaaattagtatttccCTCAAGACCTAACGGAAAATCTAGCAGAAAAACTACGACTCAAAAATCGAACTTAGGTCCATCACAAGTAACGCCAAAGATTCAAAAGGGCTGGCCAACACG AGCTTCAACTGAATTTACTGGTTGGCCATCACCTTCAACAACGCCCTTTTCTATTGAACGACTGCTTGAATTGCAACGTAATGCGACTTCTACGACCCCACAAATAGAAATAAGTACCGAATCAACGACACGGCGACTAATAATCTCGACTACAACGACATCGGCACCTCCTCAACCAACTACTCCTGGAATCTGTCGCCACGAATGCGATATAGCAGCTACGATAAAAATAGTTTCAG GAGTTAAATGGGTACCAGAATTTTTGGATCAACATACCAAAGAATGGCAAAAACTAGCTAAGGAGGTAAAAGAGGAG CTTAATTCCGTCTATTCAAAATCTGATCTGCTAAGCAAATGGTACAAAGGCATTCGCATAGATGGATTCAGTCAAGGCTCCGTTCTCGTCGATTACTTTATTGAACTTAATAATGTGGAGCAAAGAGTCGATACAACACAATTGAAGAAATTTTTCCATAAATCTCTTCACGAAGCAAAATCCGGTTCTGTAATGGAAGAAGAACAGACCGATACCTTCGACCCTGATGCAATGTTAGGAGACCAGCCAGATGAGGATAGAATGAGAAAAAGTAATGAACAGATGACCAAAACTATTGACAAGTCTGCAGGGAAATTGGAAATGGGAAAATTTGTTATGGATCCAGCATACACAGAATTTATTG TTTTGCCAAAACGCGAGGAACCTACTGTTGCCGTTCCTGACGAAGAATCTCTTCTTCCGCAGTGGGGCATTGCTGTAATTGTTATAGCTCTAGCGTCACTTCTTTTCGTAGTTATATTTGGTGTGACTGTG CTTGTTAATCGCCAAAAAAGTACCAAAACGAAGCAGCCTATTCCACTGAGTGAAGACATGTTACGAGAACTTGATAAAAGTCATATGGGTGGATTTGATGACATGCATCAGTTGAAAGAACGAGATTTGCCGTACATACCGTCCGGAAag CGTATGTCAACCGCCTTCATAGAGCAACTGGCATATACAAACCCTGGAGATTCGTGGCGATCAGAATGGACTCCACAATTGCAAAAGCATATGCAACATTATACACCTGATTCTGGGCGGGGATCGCAAATCTATGGCACCACTGGCAATGG TTACGGAGGGTCGCAGCTTTACGGGCAGGCGGGCGCAGGATCACAAGTATACGGTTACACGGGGGAGTTCCCTCGCTCACACTACTCACGACGCCGCTCCGACTACGATAGCAACTTCTAG